The Gossypium hirsutum isolate 1008001.06 chromosome D07, Gossypium_hirsutum_v2.1, whole genome shotgun sequence genome includes the window TTCTAAGCCTATTTACTAGGGTTCATCGGGTGAAACAATTATATGAAACGAGAAATTAATATGGAATGATATGAACTTCATGTACAAATGGATAAAAGTTGAATTGAGTATGAATAATGCATCAAAGTAATGACTTTGATATGTATGTGACTGAATCATTCCTTGATTGATTGTTGGATTCCATTTGCCTTGtctttattgtaaaaaaaaaattcatcctCAAGAAAAATGTTGGTGGTGACCAAATGTGAAATGTGACACATGTGGTAGACAAGCACATGGAAAGAATTTGTAGAATCAATAGAAGGAGGAGGAAACTAGCATAGTGGCTGAGCCATACCAAGAGGAGAAATTTTTTGTTGCAACATGTTTTACAAGTAGAAGCACTTTCAGGAGTTGGCTGGTGGCTGGTGGTTGTACAAACCACGTGACAAATGATCAAGATCTTTTCAAAGAAACTTGATAAAACAACTATGTCCAAAGTCAGAATTGGAAATGGTCAGTATATTCCAATAAAAGGAAAATGAACAATAGCCATAGAAAGTCAAACAGGTTTAAAgctcatttttaatgttttatttgtgcctaaaattgataaaatttgttaaGTGTTGGACAACTAATTAAGAAGGGGCTCAAAGTCTCTTTTGAAAACAAATATTGCTTAATTAGATATACTGAAGGCAAAGAGGTGTTCAACATAAAAATAAAAGGCAAAATTTTTACTGTGGATATAGTGGAAAATGAGCGAGTTGTCGTTTCACAACAAGAAAGCAATACAATGCTTTGACACAAACAACTTAAGCATTTCCATCATAATTTTTTGCACtatgtgcaaaaaaaaaaaaccaaattgttCTTGGGCTTCCTGACTTAGAAGAAGAGTTTCTTCTATGTATATTATGCTAATATAGAAAGCAAACAAGACTCCCTTTCCCAAAAGAATCAACTTGTAAAGCAACATAAAGATTACAGTTGGTCCATACAGATGTTAGTGGACCTAAAAAGACACAGTCCTTGAAAGGGAGTAAGTACTACATtgcctttattgatgattttacaaGATTTTGTTGGATTTATTTCATTGCTTACAAATACAAAATTGTTGATGTGTTTTGGAGACATAAAacttttgtcgaaaccatttttttgaaaacaaaaaatttagttatcgactttaaaaataaaagtttggagtcgccaccgatccgtgatttaggtgtgatcggctcaccttaaaaacaaaaacttagtCTACGCAATTTGAGAAAACAGggtcgggagtcagttacgcacgaggcagggttagcaccctcgtaatgcccaaaatcgATACCaatttgattgtttaatgtcttggtgtcgaaaatttaaaagattttgttaaactcaaatattaaaaaaaactgaaaaggataatcaattgttcaagtcatacGAAGAAATtgagacccaatacgttaggatacaatttctcaaaattcccgaattttgaatatcacttttactTTATAAGTAAATTCTCATTTCGAGGAAGCAATTATACCATGCTCAATACGTTAGgacataataaattaaattccCAAAAATGacttgtacttatatgctttaaataacgaatattctcggttatttggaattaacaaagaaaatcggaacccaatacgttagggatcaattttcctcgaaaatccctaacttgaatatcatttttattttgaaaacctttgaatcataaaaaatgattttaatattttgacaaaatcaaaatatattttgaaaatatgttaaaaatgttaaTGCAATACGaagcaaatattttaatttaaattatacgtATATATGCATCctcaaaatataagtatgataCATAAATAGATTCTAAAACATGTATATTCATATATTGGAACaggtatatataatatacatatataagaaaataaaatacacCAACCAATCAAGCAAAACCTATAATAATTCTAgaaagtacatatatatattataaagaatgtataaacatatatagattataaaatatgaaaatataaacattataaaaatataaatgtatataaaaaaaactacgaaaagaaaagaaaatataacatatatacatactatgTCTATGAATTTAAAACGTTTAAAATATACCttcatatattaacatatatatatgcaggtatatataagaataataataataatatacgatataataaataatataacaaatatgtatatatatatatatataaaaggagagaaaaaaaatataattatgatatGTACATAGtatacatttaaaacattaaaaaatatatatatatagtatatattcAAAacgtttctttaaaaaaaatatatgaatattaataTGCATAcgcatatataaataaatacaataataatactatataatataataataaactaacAATGATGTAAACAAAcagtattaataatttaattaaaagaaaacctaaaatagtaaattaaggagtaaatttgaaataaaacagaatttgaaaataaaataaaaaacaagaggAGAAGTAATTTAAAACATGCGCAGCAAGGGAAGGGTCGGAGGAATAAATTTCCCAAAAATCATTGCGCAATGTGAGACtaaatcaaaacaataataaaaatttaaaaacacttCAAAAGAAGGGACCGATTTCGGAAATATCTCATTTTAAAGAAATGCGCGGACCCTCCCTGGGTTGGATCGGGTCGACGCCCGGGCATTTGGGTCCATCAATACGGCGCCGTTTCTGAAAtgcaataaaacaaaattttcttttaaaaaaaaattttcatttttcattttaaaacaaAAGAAGAGGGGCTCTGCTAGGGTTTTCCTTAACCCAGGCCATCCCCAAGCCGCCGCCTCCTCCACGGCAGATCTGAGGTCCCTCCGACTTCGACGGCGATGTGATGGCACTCCGACGACACCCCCAACGGTAAGTTTCTCTTCTTTCCTCTcttctttgttatttttataacagaaaataaaaaaagaaaaagaacaacaaTCCCACAGATTCTAAAAGAAACGAGATaccttcaaaaatattttttttgcttttctgtTTCTTTCCCTTTTGTATTTTCTTTGATGTTTTTCAATACAGAATTTTTCTCCCCTTGATACAATTTTCGTATCCCCCTTTTGCTCATTTCCTTTTCCCTTATATTCTACCCTTATCTTTTTATTGCTATCCCCTCAAACACTATTTGTTTGCTGTTTTAATCTGTTTTTTCGCAGGTGCAGAGGTCGTGGAAGAGGCATGCGACGTGGAGGCTTGCACAACTTGCGTGGAAAGTGACAACCGCTGGCACACACGCGCGGTGAGGACCCGATCATTGCGGCGCGACTGAAACTGCACTAGGGCTTCTCTATCCTTCCTCTGCTATTGATATCAAGCTATTGTTTGGGCTCATTTAGTAATGGGctgttaattatttgtttttgttttagccaggccaaaattggcctattacagcttTGGTTGAAAACCAAAGTGAATGCAAGATACCATAGAACAGAGTACACATTTGAAGAATTTAACAAATTCTATGAAGATGTAGGCATTGGTCATCACCTCACTGGACCGTACACTCCACAAAAAATAGGGTcgtggagagaaaaaaaaagaaccatATTGGAGATGACAAGATGCATTTTACATGAGAAAGGGTTGCTAAAGAATTTCAAGGCTGAAGCGGCAAATACAACAATATATCTACTAAATAGATTGCCAACAAAAGCATTAAAGAAGCAAACACCATTTAAAGTCTGATTTGGTTATAAATCTTTGCTAATGAGTTTAAAGACATTTGgttgtttgtgtttttttttatgtacCTCATATGAAAAGAGACATGCTGGATAAAAATTCAGAACCAGAGGTCTTTATTAGATATAGCAACACTTCAAAAACTTATAGCATCTACTTGCCACATACTAATAAAATTGTTGTCAACATACATGTCAAGTTTTTGGGAAAAGAGAAGTGGGTTAGAATGAGTTGTGTCAGCAGTATTTTGATGAAGTCATTGATGATCTCTTAGTTAGAGACATAAGGACACTTTCTGATATTTATCAGAGGTGATATGTAGTTGTTTTTGAACCAGTCAGTTTTGTTGAAGATGTTGAACATGAAAAATGGAGGGTTACGATGCAGAAGGAGTTGAATATGATTGAGAAAAATGGTACTTAGGAGCTAGTGGATAGATCTTCCCACAATAAACCTATTGGGGTTAAATGGGTTTACAAAACCAAATTCAACTCTGACAGTTTTGTAAACAAGTGTAAGGTGAAGATGGTCATGAAAGGATATACATAAATGTTTGGCATAGATTTTTCAAATACATTCACACTAGTAGCTTTTTCGGATATTACAAGAATGTTGCTAGCTCTTTTAGCTCAAAAAGGATGGAGGATTTATTAACTAGACATCAAGTCAGCTTTTTTGAATGGCAACTTGAAGGAAGAGATTTTTGTCGAGAAATCTGACAGTTTTGTTGCGAAAGGGAAAGAAGATAAATTATATCTCCTTAAAAAGGCCTTGTATGGTTTAAAACAAGTTCCCAAAGCCTAGTATAACAAGATTGACATTTGCTAACCTTGGCCTTTCAGAAGAGTTTGAGTGAATTTACACTCTATGTTAAAAAGGATGAAAGAGATTTATTAATTGTGTCCTTatatgttgataatttgcttgtGTTAGGGAGCAATGTAGAGTTGGTGAATAAGTTCAAAGCTGAAGTAAAGCAAGCTTTCAAGATGATCGATCTTGGTGAGATGACTCACTTCCTTGGGATGGAAGTCACCAAAAGTAACATGATATTTTcttataccaataaaaaaatgCCAAAGAAATATTGAAAAAATTCAGAATGGAAGAATGCAAGCCTACATCCACTCTTATGAACTAGAAAGAGAAAATCTGTAAAGATGATGGTGTTTAAAAGGTAGATAAAAGACTTTATAGAAGTATGATCGGATGCTTGATGTATTTAATTGCAACAAAGCCAGATATAACATATGTCGTAAGTCTACTTTCAAGATACATGCATTGTGTTAGTGAAATTCATTTACAGGCAACAAAATGCGTGATAAGATATGTTAAAAGGCACTATTGACATTAGCATTAAGTTTAGTCAAGTTCAGGATTTCTTTTTTCATGGTTTCTCTGATAATGATTGGGCTGGATGTGTTGATGATATGAGAAGTACTTTAGGTTACTATTTTAGTTTCAATTACGGTGTTTTCTCATGGTGTTCAATGAAGCAAGACATAGTAGCTCAATCTACTGCTAGGCAGAGTATGTTGCTACTGCCACAACCGTAAATTAAGCTTTATGGCTTAGGAAGTAGCTAACAAATTTATATATGAAGCAAGAACTGAGTACTAAGGTACGTGGTCATAAACAATCAAGTTGCTATATCCATTGCAAATGATCTGTTTTTTCATGGAAAAACAAAGCACTTCAAAATAAAATTGTACTTTCTGAGGGAAGTTCAGAAGGAAGGAGAACTATAACTTGTCTACTGCAATACCAAAATTCAAATTGTAGATATTTTAACTAAAGCTCTTTCTAGAACAAGATTTGAGTTTCTATGAAAAAGACTAGGTGTTGCATCTTCTGAGTTAAGGAGGAATGTTGAAAGTTATGCCTAAGAATCTGCTAGGAATCAGTCAAAGATATGCGGTTGTAACaagatttattttcaaaatttagatttgatttcaaattttttaaaaaaaatttgttagtATTTATAAATATAGCTTTGATCTTTCAATAAGATGTGTATTcactaaaaaaatacataaaattttcttGATTACTGAGTGTTTTTTTTTACCAACACTTCCCATATATTGTGATAATTTTGTTcacattttatgataattttgtCTTCATCGCAGAACGTATGCATGTTTTTTTGTGGGGTTAAAAAAAAGTTGCAGTCTGAGaaattatatatagagagagaggtGCACATGCAGAAAAACAACTTGGATTATAATAACATAGTGAATGCATAAACTACTGACGAAGTTTCTAATTTAGAAAAAATCTATGAGAACTCATCCTAAAGTGGAGTATTCTGTATCCAAAAGTTAGCTTGCAAACcctatttaggttttttttttatggaaaagcTAGATAACCTATTTATTTCCAGCTATTTAACAATGGTGAGTCCAATTACTATAATCTAGATTCTAGGCTAAAATTAGTCTATGCTAACCCTAGCTCTTACTATTGCAGATCGATAGCCTCCACCCAAACTGCCCAAAAAAATATCTAAGAGCCTACGTTGGTAATTATTTATCACCTCTAAGGTTCATCCAAAATAGACAGCTTAATTCAAGATTGGTCaactatatattataaatttcaacACCTGCATCAGCCAAATATCTCTACTATTGAATCTTTTAATGAGTTTGGTTATTACatctttatatataattttatcattcttCAATTagtatttatatcaattttttttataaatatatttgttatataattttgatttttactCACTTAGTGAGCAAGGAGTTCATGTTGCACAATTTgaactcaaaataattttttttttgaatgaaataGACTGATATTATGTAAAAGAATAGCTCATGACAACAGCTTCTGAAAagtcaaaagaaagaaaacagaaCCGACAAACTGGACAGTTGGCAAGCACCAACagagaaaaaacaaaaacagagcaaaataaagaaacaaagaaacaaacaATCAAATGCCTAGAAACTATCGAACCAACCCATCAGAAGCCAAAACTTAAGCCAAGAAACCACTGACCTACCCTCAATATCAGCCATAGCTCTCCTCATCATCAGCATCTGGAATAAGAAAGAACAAGAGAACAAGCCCCACAAAGGATCCACTTCCATTTTCAAAGCACAACAACAGAAACTCAGTTCCGTTGGTCCCAAGCCAAGCGATCTTGTAAAGCCGCAACACGGACAGAATCTGGCACACCGGTGAGCCAATCTCCAAAGAACTTTCGTCTACGACCCTCCAGTGCCAGTAAATGAGCCGCTTCATTAATCGATCGAGGCACTGCAAGGTAAGAAACCTCCTCAAAAGCCATACCTAACATGTATATATGATGTGTAATCGGTCTGAGCACCGATTTGTCCTTCCCCTTCCTTTGAACATTATTGATAACTGTCAGCGAATCGCCTTCCACAATCAGTCGTTGGAAAAGCATCCTCTTCGCGCAAAGATTAACGCCCTTTCGCAAGCCCTTGCTTCAGCCACAAACGCATCCACAACATCAGAAAAAAGATAAGTTTCTGCCCCTATAATCTCACCCTGTGAATTTCTGGCTAGGACAGCTGTAACAGCAAGCATTTCCGTATTTAGATAAGACGCATCGAAGTTTAACTTAGTAACACCCAGATCTGGTGGTCTCCATATCTCCTTAGTCAGAGATCTAGGATAGGAACAGAGAGATATCGAATAAATCCGATTGTTGTGCACATATCCCCGAATAAACCCCAAAGCCTCCTGCAGCAAAAAAATAACCCCTTCATGGAtaagtttgtttctatagaaccAAAGACTCCAAATAGAAATCACAATTAATTGTTTTTGATGTTCCTCAGCTACAGAAAACATTTGACAAAACGGAGCGAGTGTCCCACTGAATCATCGAAAAGAGGAATCTGCACAGATAACGACACCCACACCTTCTGCAAAATACGACATGACCACAACAAATGATCAGAATTCTCCAGCTCTTCCTTACACAGCGGGCACAAAGCTACTGCACACAAGGACCCCCTCGCCAAGTTACAAAAATGAGGCACCAAATTATTCACCGACCTccaaatatgtattttaattttccCTGGAATGTTTAAAGACCATAATGCAGTGTAAAATACTTTGTATTCCTCACCACAAGAGGATTTGTACTTAGGATCACGTAAGTAGTCAGAATTAAGAACCCGATATCCACTCTTAACAGAGTATTCCCCGGAACCCTCATGCTTCCAAACCAACCGATCCTCCTGACCCCATTCGGAGACGGGGATAGTGAAGATACGATTCGCTGTACTCTCATCCACCAGGTCATAAACCAGCTCCCTATCCCAGGTATTAGTAACATTGTTGATTAGCTGATTGACAGTAGTCCAATTAGGCCTGATCATCTGCACTGAAATTCGATTATTCTCTCTTCCAGGTAACCAGAGATCATTCCAGATATTGATGCAATCACCCTTTCCAACCCGCCACAACATCCCTTCCCTGACTACCTCACGAACATTACAGAGACTTTTCCAGGTAAACGAGGGGTAAGATCCAGTTTTCGCTGAAAAAATATCAGAAGACGTGAAATACCGGGCTTTAAAAACTCTGGCTAACAAACAATGAGGTTGATCAAAAATACGCCAAACCTGTTTAGCTAATATGGCTTTATTAAACAAgaacaaatttttaaaacctaaCCCCCTAAAACA containing:
- the LOC107954601 gene encoding uncharacterized protein isoform X10, with product MLPNQPILLTPFGDGDSEDTIRCTLIHQVINQLPIPGNQRSFQILMQSPFPTRHNIPSLTTSRTLQRLFQVNEGKQPPSHVFHSSPSVKLCSVHWNR
- the LOC107954601 gene encoding uncharacterized protein isoform X7 encodes the protein MLPNQPILLTPFGDGDSEDTIRCTLIHQVINQLPIPGNQRSFQILMQSPFPTRHNIPSLTTSRTLQRLFQKAASFSRFPFLSIGETVFCPLEPPKGYILWLQYSSSLRGSS
- the LOC107954601 gene encoding uncharacterized protein isoform X11 is translated as MLPNQPILLTPFGDGDSEDTIRCTLIHQVINQLPIPGNQRSFQILMQSPFPTRHNIPSLTTSRTLQRLFQKAASFSRFPFLSIGETVFCPLEPKLD
- the LOC107954601 gene encoding uncharacterized protein isoform X9: MLPNQPILLTPFGDGDSEDTIRCTLIHQVINQLPIPGNQRSFQILMQSPFPTRHNIPSLTTSRTLQRLFQKAASFSRFPFLSIGETVFCPLEPVIQQERY
- the LOC107954601 gene encoding uncharacterized protein isoform X8; translation: MLPNQPILLTPFGDGDSEDTIRCTLIHQVINQLPIPGNQRSFQILMQSPFPTRHNIPSLTTSRTLQRLFQVNEGKQPPSHVFHSSPSVKLCSVHWNRPRVTFCGYNIPHP